TCATCTCAGTGGGCTTTATCACTTCCGGCCCGTTGCTCTCTATAGAGAATAATAATTCAGAAAGATAAACTTGCACTGTTCTTGGGTTTtactgacaaaaaaaacaaaatatagtttCCTAAGAAATTGCACCACCGGTTTCTGCGTTGATAATGCTCTAATCGAACTAATCGAACTATAAACCAAAGCCTAATAAACTCGTGCTTACCCTATAAACCCTGGATGTTAAATTAACTTTCCTATCAAAAGGTAACGTCGAAGGAGAAAGTAAACGGTAATATCAGCGACAACTATAAACAAATCTGcaaattttgaagaaaaaaaacaaatttaattgaaatatttatagACTATTTAACCTCACAATTACAATCTCGACCAAACCAAATAAAAGACGTATACGTCAAAGTGACATGTTAGTCAAAGTGTCATATCCTTGACCGAGTATTGTACAAATATATACATTCACTTTCATAAATCATAACAAGCATATTACACAAATCCACACAGAGGATTAAACCTCgctttattatataaataaatacattacaTACAAAGGAACGAATCCTAGCGGGTCATGCCGCCTTGGAAGGCTGGAGCACCCATCGCCACGCCTTGGTTCTGTTGTATCTGTGCGTTCCCGGCCCatcctaaaataaaaattccacATTAATTTTAATGAATGTAAATGTTTTGATATTAcaataaaacatgaaaaagaaATCAGGTATAAAGAAATCAATACCAAGTTTCACATCGTAGCCACGGTTCTTGAGTTCACGGTATTGTTGGGTGAGAGCACAGAGCTCGCAGAAGAAATGTTTAAGGCAATCTCCACAATCATTGCCTCCAATATTGTATTGAGCTCTCATCTTTCCACGATAACAACACGAGTAGAGACATCCGCAACCCGTGAAACAACTTATTAACGTGTATAGTGCTCCAGCCGTAACACACGctgaaattttcaaaacagCAATTTATTTTATCGCTATCGCTTGCTGCTTTTCTTTGAATTTgacaatatatacatataacttGTTATATGGTTTAAGATTTAAGTAATTAAACTTACTGGTTGATCCTTGATCTACAATCTCCGCCACTTGGCCAAATGTAATACATGGACACCAGCATGTGATACAACCTGTTCATTCATTTTGGAAGATCAATAGTAAGTTTTGTTGGATTCTTTTTTCCATAATAAAGTATCAAGTtacaaattaactaaaaatagaTCAAAGTATAAACTGTAGACTGATAATAACCATATGATTAGTTCTTTATTATCATTTCATACGTACAGTTATATATGTTCAAAGAGCtaggaaataaataaatatataaaaacagccggaatttttttattacagtTTCCGCAGTCGGAGAAGCAATCACAGAAGCCTGTGGACCATTCTCCTTCAGCTTGAG
The Raphanus sativus cultivar WK10039 chromosome 1, ASM80110v3, whole genome shotgun sequence DNA segment above includes these coding regions:
- the LOC108861633 gene encoding protein PLANT CADMIUM RESISTANCE 2, with protein sequence MEAQHLHGKPQAEGEWSTGFCDCFSDCGNCCITCWCPCITFGQVAEIVDQGSTTCVTAGALYTLISCFTGCGCLYSCCYRGKMRAQYNIGGNDCGDCLKHFFCELCALTQQYRELKNRGYDVKLGWAGNAQIQQNQGVAMGAPAFQGGMTR